In Colletotrichum destructivum chromosome 1, complete sequence, the sequence CAGATGAACATGCCTCGAAATCGTATGGTGAACGGGCTTACCTTGTCCCAGCCAGAGTACGCCCAGAGAGCGCCATAGAGCGCGGCCGAGTAGTAGCCAAGCATATCCCACGCGCCGACCTTGTTCCAGTCaacctcaccaccaccaggcACAGCCGTCTTCCGGTTGCCGAACCACGGCCTGTTGAGCCAGTCCCTGCCACCCACGTCTCGATCACGGTCCGAGACCTGCAGGATgaccacgacgacgccggcgagcacgacggcgaagatgcTCACGAATTTGGTCACGACGAACAGGTTGTTCAGGCGCGTGCTGGCCTTGGTGCTGATGGAGTTGGCGCCGttcatgacgacgaggatcaGGATGGAGAACAGCTTGTGGGGgagggcgccggcctggTCAGTGACCCCGCCGGCGGAGTAGATGCTCTCTACAAAGACGATGCTTAGGATGGCCAGGGTCGCGGGCATGACCGCCACGATCCAGGTCCAGGCAGCGAGGAAGCCGAAGACGTCGCCGTAGATGTGCTGCAGGAAGGGCTGAATGCCGCCTTGAGGAAGCTCTCGTGTCAGAATCACAGCATCATACACGCACCATCATTGTAGACCGGGGGGGTTGCCTCTTTCTCACCTTCGCCCGGGATAGCGGTTCCTAACTCGGCCATAGTGCTCGCGCCGGTCCAGGCCAAcacaccgccgacgagccaAACCACCAAAGCGGCGCCGGGTGAGGGTACGTTCGTGTCGATGGAACCGGGGGAGGTGAAGACACcgctgccgatgacgatgctgaTGACAATGGCaaaggcctcgacggcgccaaggTTGCGCGTGAAGGTACCCGCTCCGCGCTCCTCGGGGATGAGCACGGGAGGGGCTGGCCCGTCTGTCCCGCCGTACTCCTCATGGGTGTCGGCCAAGAGGGGCCgttgggcggcgtcgtcttcggaTCCGTTGCCTGAAGGCATGTTGTCGTCCCTGGTGTTGAGCTGTGGGGACTGCTAAGAGCAATTGGTTGAAGGAGATGTTGTGCGAGTGTGAGTCGTGAAGCTCAAGCAGGGATGGCGCCATGAACCATGAGCTGGGTGAGGGTCCAAGCGTCTCTAGTGCCGTCTCTGAAACTGGAGTGCTTATATAATTGTAGGACCTTGCTAATCTTATCAAAAGGTCCCAACCTCGTGAATTAAGCACCACAGCAACTATCGGAATGCATTGTTGCCTGGAATTCGAAGGACGCAGACTGCCTTAGTTGAGACCCACAAGTTAAGCACATAAGAGATTGATCGATTCACTGAGGTAGGACATCACAGCTCACACCGGTTAGCAACGGCATAGGTACTCTGTGGTCCGCTATCAATCTATCCACCCGGAGATCCAGAATTAGAAAAAACGAGCTTATATAATCAATCTCAGGACCATTTACCCCTCCACAGCACCCTTCCCCGATGCCTTGCGATGAGGGGTAGAGTGCACGTGACACAATGCGGCCATGGCAAGTCCCCAATCTAGCAGATACTGACGAATGAGATACTAGCATTTGTCCGGTATCGGTGGAACACCTGTGCCGGAGCGGTACAAGAATCGGTCCCTGTGGAGTTCAAGCCCTAAGACGTCATTCCCAAACGCTGCCGGCATCGGGAAAACCCCCACCTTCCCCGCCTCGACGTGAACCTTAGGCGGCCGAGATTTTTCCAACCGTGACACCATCTGCGATACTGTTTACTGCAGTGCTTCTCGGTCAACAATATCCCTTTCAATCTACCTCTACCAATTCGGAAAGGTTGCTTTCGGCTCGCAAAAACCAATCACAATGGCGCCCCAAAAGTAAGACATAGTTCGTCTTCCATTCGGCACGCCTCCCACTTACTTATCCGCTAGGGTTTTGATGCTCGGTGCTGGCTTCGTCACGAGGCCGACACTCGACATTCTTTCGGAATCCGGAGTCTCCGTCACTGTCGGTTCGTTCCAACCAGATCGACACCCCCGTCCCCGAGACGACCTACTGAAGTTTCAATAGCTTGCAGGACTCTCGAGTCCGCCAAGGCGCTCTCGGCCGGTGTCAAGAACGCCAACCCGGTGTCCCTCGATGTCACCGACGACCAAGCCTTGGACCGCGAGATTGGCAACCACGACCTGGTCATCAGCCTGATCCCCTACACTTTCCACGCCACCGTCATCAAGTCTGCCATCCGTCAGAAGAAGCATGTCGTCACGACCAGCTACGTCTCCCCGGCCATGCTTGAGCTCGaccaggccgccaaggacgccggCATCACCGTCATGAACGAGATCGGTCTCGGTGGGTTTCCCTCGGACAGTGACATCTCTAATTCAAGCGTCCCGGAAGCTAACAGCTGCCACCTACTACAGACCCCGGTATCGACCACCTTTGTAAGAGCCGAACCGATCGCAATGCAACTGAGGCACTCAATAACTAATTATCAGACGCCGTCAAAACCATCGAGGAGGTCCACCAGGAAGGCGGAAAGATCACCTCGTTCTTGTCCTACTGCGGTGGTCTCCCGGCCCCCGAGAGCTCTGGAAACCCGTTGGGATACAAGTTCTCATGGTTAGACTCCCGTTGTTCATATGCCTGGAGCCACGACGCTAACGGATGTACCAAGGTCGCCCCGCGGTGTCCTCCTTGCGCTGCGCAACGCTGCCAGCTTCTACCAAGATGGCAAGGTGGTCAACGTGGCTGGTCCTGGTAAGCTCTGGCGGCCCGAAACATCCCAACGAGACAAGCATCGTTTGCTGACTCAACTCAAGACCTGATGGCGACTGCGAAGCCCTACCACATCTACCCTGGTAGGTAATCCCAGATGTGGCCCTGGACTGGAATACTGGTTCTATTGCAAGTTTTGGACGCTGACAAAATTTGAATAAAGGCTTCGCCACTGTTGCGTACCCCAACAGAGACTCAACTCCTTACAAGGAGCGCTACAACATCCCTGAGGCGCAAACCATCATCAGGTACAGTTCGGAAATCTGTTCGCTGTGGACAAGGCCATTAACGTGTTTCCAGAGGTACTCTCCGCTACGCCGGCTTCCCCGAGTTCGTCAAGGTCCTCGTAGACATTGGCTTCCTCAAGGATGACGAGCAGAGCTACTGCAAGGAGCCAATCGCCTGGAAGGAGGTCACTCGCAACCTTCTGGGTGCTTCGTCCTCGGACGAGGCAGAGCTCATCAAGGCCGTCACGTCCAAGACCACATTCAAGGACAACGAGCAGCGGGACCACATCCTTGCCGGCCTCAAGTGGGTTGGAATCTTCTCTTCCGAGAACGTAAGTCCATTTACTCTGCGCCCTCTGAGCTCAACATGTTGGCCATCGGTCACCGGAAGCGAATTTGAACCGATGCGGGTATGAAACCGTCGTCAGTTAGCCAGGTAGACTAACAACTGGGTTAAAGATCATCCCCCGAGGAAACCCGCTGGACACGATCTGCGCCAccctggagaagaagatgcaGTACACGGAGGGAGAGCGCGACCTTGTCGTGTAAGTGGATCATCTTGTCATTGACGCACGCTGGACCCGGCATACCGTCACACGTGGCATATTTGCCTGATGTGCATTTCACTAACGCTGGCAAAGCTTGCAACACAAGTTCGAGGTTGAGTTGAAGGATGGCACCAAACAGACCAGGCTCTCCACCCTCGTCGAGTACGGCAGCTCCGACCCGAACGGCTactcggccatggccaagCTTGGTAAGGATCACTTGTCGATGGACGATGATACTCTAAAACTGACCAATCGTAGTGGGCGTCCCCTGCGCCGTCGCTGTCCAGCAAGTCCTGGACGGAACCCTTTCCGAGAGGGGTGTTCTCGCTCCCATGAGCAGCAAGATCAACAACCCTCTcatcaaggagctcaaggaggTAAACAATTGCCCCCATAGGGTCATGAGTCGGCTCGGCGTGCTAACCAAGTTCAGAAATACGGCATTGCATGCAAGGAGGAGATTGTCTCCCAGTGATGTGGTCAAAAAGAAAACGGCTGCCCAACAATGGGACAGACTGGATCAGGCGCAAAATAGACTCACAAAAGTAAAAGTTGCTTTCCACCATCCTCCCATGACCAGGAAGGAGCAGACATTCGTTTGTTTTACCTCGCCTTTTGCGCTTTTGCTTGACAGTAATCTCCTAATGCACCCTAAGTGACTGTGACATGTCGCTGCCGCTTCACACTTTGCTGGCGGTCCCTCACATCAGTTAATGAGACACGGTTTCATGTCGCCGAAGTCGATAGTCCGACCTAAACAACTCAAACACCTGGCAACACGTCTCTCAGAGACTTAGAAAACAAGGACGCCAGACAGTCCCGCAGGGACAGTCAGCCGAGGTCACGATGCTGAAGATCTTGGCGGTAGTAGGGGCATTTGCAAGGCAGATGAGGATAGCGGCGAGCGGGCTGCGAGCAC encodes:
- a CDS encoding Putative amino acid/polyamine transporter I produces the protein MPSGNGSEDDAAQRPLLADTHEEYGGTDGPAPPVLIPEERGAGTFTRNLGAVEAFAIVISIVIGSGVFTSPGSIDTNVPSPGAALVVWLVGGVLAWTGASTMAELGTAIPGEGGIQPFLQHIYGDVFGFLAAWTWIVAVMPATLAILSIVFVESIYSAGGVTDQAGALPHKLFSILILVVMNGANSISTKASTRLNNLFVVTKFVSIFAVVLAGVVVVILQVSDRDRDVGGRDWLNRPWFGNRKTAVPGGGEVDWNKVGAWDMLGYYSAALYGALWAYSGWDKAVYVTAELQHPARQLPLAINTAVPTIVLCFIAANAAYYILLPWDVVSKTDSVAVTAISRLLGPGFGILAAVLICLVVAGSLLGNSFVAGRMTVAAANFNWFPSFFGYVGRVGFKSDDDGSPATSSDETSSSGAPPKDKPDAPINALLLSTLLSALYILFGNFRALLTFNGLGEYTFFFLTVLGAVILRVREPKLRRPYKPFVLIPVVFALVSGFVVVRGAIFAPIQALILVVLWLVGLGFYWARRKYYARLTRVE
- a CDS encoding Putative saccharopine dehydrogenase, NADP binding domain, NAD(P)-binding domain superfamily encodes the protein MAPQKVLMLGAGFVTRPTLDILSESGVSVTVACRTLESAKALSAGVKNANPVSLDVTDDQALDREIGNHDLVISLIPYTFHATVIKSAIRQKKHVVTTSYVSPAMLELDQAAKDAGITVMNEIGLDPGIDHLYAVKTIEEVHQEGGKITSFLSYCGGLPAPESSGNPLGYKFSWSPRGVLLALRNAASFYQDGKVVNVAGPDLMATAKPYHIYPGFATVAYPNRDSTPYKERYNIPEAQTIIRGTLRYAGFPEFVKVLVDIGFLKDDEQSYCKEPIAWKEVTRNLLGASSSDEAELIKAVTSKTTFKDNEQRDHILAGLKWVGIFSSENIIPRGNPLDTICATLEKKMQYTEGERDLVVLQHKFEVELKDGTKQTRLSTLVEYGSSDPNGYSAMAKLVGVPCAVAVQQVLDGTLSERGVLAPMSSKINNPLIKELKEKYGIACKEEIVSQ